In Elaeis guineensis isolate ETL-2024a chromosome 1, EG11, whole genome shotgun sequence, a genomic segment contains:
- the LOC105039261 gene encoding uncharacterized protein: MAVVTTFDQWQKDVFFSAAEAVQESADILESMYRMWIRDHRHRFNSEVSDELRRELHTALGTAKWQLEEFERAVKLSHENCSSAENITTRRRQFIYAIENQICNIEKALNASLIEEGKQPLRWVQLNEEERDDLAVFLSAAPEVLQETKNKNVDYSKGSSELRTISDSASGFKDVVTINKDVRYVLEVAAKEPSKSKDELCIQGEQLNGQKSILNSSDTGSWKIMIADEEDANRKLVDVRPDTSNRASNLGGDLRSVESTTKLRWFRSSFWKAKNEEHLQFRQGLSNYLNFRGITCFAQGISGLSERSRNCFSSCKEDSKASGVRQLSGRVNGLQSHVRGSQYHMQFGRSLQITFLLVLSIVLIEPFVLYSS; encoded by the exons ATGGCGGTGGTTACTACTTTCGATCAGTGGCAGAAAGATGTCTTCTTTTCTGCGGCGGAGGCAGTCCAGGAATCGGCAGACAT ATTGGAATCTATGTATAGGATGTGGATACGAGATCATCGCCATAGATTTAATTCCGAAGTCTCTGATGAATTGCGTAGGGAGCTCCATACTGCTTTAGGCACTGCAAAGTGGCAG TTGGAGGAATTTGAGAGAGCTGTCAAATTGAGTCATGAGAATTGTTCATCAGCGGAGAATATCACCACCAGGCGCAGGCAGTTCATATATGCAATAGAAAACCAAATTTGTAATATAGAAAAGGCATTAAATGCTTCACTTATCGAAGAAGGGAAGCAACCACTTCGTTGGGTGCAGTTAAATGAGGAAGAACGAGATGATCTcgctgtttttctttctgcagcaCCAGAAGTTTTGCAAGAGACAAAAAACAAAAACGTTGATTATAGTAAGGGTTCATCGGAGTTAAGAACTATATCTGACTCTGCAAgtggttttaaggatgttgtaaCGATAAATAAAGATGTGAGATATGTATTGGAAGTGGCAGCAAAAGAACCTTCTAAAAGCAAAGATGAACTGTGCATTCAAGGAGAACAATTGAATGGGCAGAAGAGCATATTGAATTCATCAGATACTGGTTCTTGGAAGATTATGATAGCTGATGAGGAGGATGCAAATAGAAAATTGGTCGATGTGAGGCCAGATACATCAAACCGTGCATCTAATCTGGGTGGTGATTTAAGGAGTGTTGAATCCACAACAAAATTAAGGTGGTTTAGAAGCAGCTTCTGGAAGGCTAAGAATGAGGAGCATCTTCAGTTTAGACAAGGGTTATCAAATTACCTCAACTTTAGGGGTATAACCTGCTTTGCTCAG GGAATCAGTGGGTTGAGTGAAAGAAGCAGGAATTGTTTTAGTAGTTGCAAAGAAGATTCTAAAGCTTCCGGTGTTCGGCAACTTTCTGGAAGGGTGAATGGACTCCAATCGCATGTACGGGGCTCACAGTATCACATGCAGTTTGGCCGTTCTCTCCAAATCACTTTTTTGCTTGTGCTGAGTATTGTTTTAATTG AACCATTCGTTCTCTACTCATCATGA